The following proteins are encoded in a genomic region of Paenibacillus sp. FSL H3-0469:
- a CDS encoding WecB/TagA/CpsF family glycosyltransferase translates to MKTTVSYLTEAVRKREPHQVITANPIMVMAALENPSYMEIMKSAELVVPDGTGVVWAAGYCHEPVAERVAGFDLLHELLHQGESYNWRVYLLGSTPEVIRETASRLQTRYPGIVIAGYHDGYFGPAEDEQIVGGILEAKPDLLFVARGADSQEPWIAKYKSRLQIPVMMGVGGSFDVISGKSRRAPVAFQKLRAEWLYRLLKEPTRYKRMLALPKFAVKVVREKDKVTKDQ, encoded by the coding sequence ATGAAAACCACCGTTTCCTATTTAACGGAGGCGGTTCGTAAGCGTGAGCCTCATCAGGTAATTACTGCCAATCCGATCATGGTTATGGCGGCGCTGGAGAATCCGTCTTATATGGAAATTATGAAATCAGCAGAGCTGGTTGTCCCTGACGGGACTGGAGTAGTATGGGCAGCGGGATATTGTCATGAGCCTGTAGCTGAGCGTGTAGCCGGTTTTGATCTTTTACATGAATTATTGCACCAAGGCGAAAGCTATAACTGGAGAGTATATTTGCTCGGTTCTACCCCTGAGGTGATTCGCGAGACGGCTTCCCGGTTACAAACAAGATATCCCGGTATTGTCATCGCAGGATATCATGACGGGTATTTTGGTCCGGCAGAAGATGAACAGATTGTGGGCGGCATCCTTGAAGCGAAGCCTGACTTGCTCTTTGTTGCCAGAGGGGCAGACAGCCAGGAGCCATGGATCGCCAAATACAAATCCCGGCTGCAGATCCCGGTGATGATGGGTGTCGGCGGGAGCTTTGATGTGATCTCCGGCAAGAGCCGCCGCGCCCCTGTTGCCTTTCAGAAATTAAGGGCAGAATGGTTATACCGGCTGCTCAAGGAACCTACACGTTACAAAAGAATGCTTGCGCTGCCGAAATTCGCAGTAAAAGTGGTACGAGAGAAAGATAAAGTCACAAAAGACCAGTAA
- a CDS encoding phospho-sugar mutase — translation MTGLSPKAQETLTRWLQDPSVDENTKEELKALAGEPKELEERFYRDLEFGTGGLRGVIGAGSNRMNRYTVGRATQGFADYILGQHTGESRPSVVIAHDSRRFSPEFTLEAALVLAGNGIETHLFPSLRSTPQLSFAVRHLKASGGIVITASHNPPEYNGYKVYNAQGGQLVPHEAEQVIANILNVDSFNGVKRMSQDAAESAGLLHWLGAVEDEAFTDTVAAVSVSREEIASSLGRDFSIVYTPLHGTGNLPVRRVLEKIGFTQVHVVPEQEQPDSEFSTVKSPNPEEREAFTLAMKLGEELNADLLIGTDPDADRMGAVVRDNEGKFVVLSGNQSGALMIHYYLSRLQEQGKLPANGAVVKTIVTSEMGAAVASHYGATVFNTLTGFKYIGEKMNQFEQSGEYTYLFGYEESYGYLAGNYARDKDAVLAAMLIAEAGAYYKAQGKTLYDVLQELYAQFGYFLESLESRTLKGKDGVAQIQGIMNDWRTSPPHEIAGASVTQVLDYSLGLDGLPKENVLKYLLSDGSWFCLRPSGTEPKIKVYFAVVGESLDNAKHKVAELTSQVMARVDGK, via the coding sequence ATGACTGGATTAAGCCCGAAAGCGCAGGAGACCCTGACACGCTGGCTGCAGGACCCTTCTGTCGACGAGAACACCAAAGAAGAGCTGAAGGCTCTTGCGGGTGAACCGAAGGAACTGGAAGAACGATTCTATAGAGATCTTGAATTCGGTACAGGCGGCTTGCGCGGAGTCATTGGGGCAGGCAGTAACCGGATGAACCGTTATACGGTGGGACGGGCAACTCAGGGCTTTGCAGATTACATTCTGGGACAACATACGGGAGAAAGCAGACCCTCGGTGGTCATTGCCCACGATTCCCGGCGCTTCTCGCCGGAATTCACGCTGGAGGCTGCGCTTGTACTTGCCGGCAACGGTATTGAGACCCATCTGTTCCCGTCCCTGCGCTCTACGCCGCAGCTCTCCTTTGCCGTCCGCCATCTGAAGGCCTCTGGAGGCATCGTGATCACTGCCAGCCACAACCCGCCTGAATATAACGGGTACAAGGTCTACAATGCACAGGGCGGGCAGCTGGTGCCGCATGAAGCAGAGCAGGTTATTGCTAATATCCTGAATGTGGACTCCTTCAACGGTGTGAAGCGCATGTCTCAGGACGCTGCAGAGAGCGCAGGATTGCTGCACTGGCTGGGAGCCGTAGAGGACGAAGCCTTTACGGATACGGTTGCTGCGGTAAGTGTCAGCCGTGAAGAAATTGCTTCTTCGCTGGGCCGTGACTTCTCCATTGTTTATACGCCTCTGCACGGGACAGGCAATCTTCCGGTCCGCCGTGTACTGGAGAAGATCGGCTTCACCCAGGTACATGTAGTTCCTGAGCAGGAACAGCCGGATTCCGAATTCTCTACTGTGAAATCTCCGAATCCGGAGGAACGTGAAGCCTTCACCCTGGCGATGAAGCTGGGCGAAGAGCTGAATGCAGATCTGCTGATCGGTACAGACCCGGATGCTGACCGTATGGGCGCTGTGGTTCGTGACAACGAAGGCAAATTTGTAGTGCTGTCCGGGAATCAGTCCGGCGCGCTCATGATTCATTATTACCTGAGCCGTTTACAGGAACAGGGGAAGCTGCCGGCTAACGGCGCTGTAGTCAAGACCATTGTAACCAGTGAGATGGGCGCTGCTGTAGCCAGCCATTATGGCGCTACGGTGTTCAACACTCTGACCGGATTCAAATATATCGGGGAGAAAATGAACCAGTTCGAGCAGTCAGGCGAGTATACGTATCTGTTCGGATATGAAGAAAGCTATGGTTATCTGGCCGGTAACTATGCCCGTGACAAGGATGCAGTCCTTGCTGCAATGCTGATCGCTGAAGCGGGTGCCTATTACAAGGCTCAGGGCAAGACCCTTTACGATGTGCTGCAAGAGCTGTATGCACAGTTCGGATACTTCCTGGAGAGCCTGGAGTCCCGCACGCTGAAGGGCAAGGATGGAGTGGCTCAGATTCAGGGGATTATGAATGACTGGCGGACCAGCCCTCCGCACGAAATCGCAGGTGCTTCCGTGACGCAGGTGCTGGACTATTCCCTGGGGCTTGACGGTCTGCCTAAAGAGAACGTGCTGAAATATCTGCTGTCGGACGGCTCCTGGTTCTGCCTGCGCCCTTCCGGCACGGAACCGAAGATCAAAGTGTATTTTGCCGTGGTGGGTGAATCCCTGGACAACGCCAAGCACAAGGTTGCGGAATTAACCAGTCAGGTTATGGCACGGGTAGACGGGAAATAA
- the csaB gene encoding polysaccharide pyruvyl transferase CsaB encodes MVTSAQKIVISGFYGFHNSGDEAVLQSILNAVHKQSRAAGITLTPVVLSIDPEWTSATYGVESVHRMKLGEVRRAISDSAGLISGGGSLLQDVTSSKTIPYYLGIIKLAQWMGKPTFIYSQGIGPVNRKLFHPLIKSVFRKCAYISVRDEQSRLLLQSMGFSIDEVEVVPDPVMGLELPEDMQPEQLAGADTVAGTPNYGMQGSPATVGVSVRFWEQSRKELDSLAEGLVKASAVQPLHVHFLPFHHSADNEASRYVMQKIGRAIEDNGGSVTIREDALHPLQMLREVSQCQALIGMRLHSLIYAAGQRVPLMGVSYDPKIDHFLERVNCQPVGKTDTLEADKVAAGLLELLSSGESWKQEREPLIAALTREAEAPARRIAQYFGHKG; translated from the coding sequence ATGGTCACCTCTGCTCAAAAAATTGTAATCTCCGGCTTTTACGGCTTCCACAACAGTGGAGACGAAGCCGTTCTGCAGTCGATTCTGAATGCTGTACACAAGCAGTCCCGGGCCGCCGGAATAACACTTACGCCTGTGGTCTTATCCATTGATCCGGAGTGGACGTCTGCCACATACGGGGTGGAGTCAGTACACCGGATGAAGCTGGGAGAGGTGCGGAGAGCCATATCAGACAGTGCGGGTCTGATCAGCGGCGGCGGCAGCCTGCTTCAGGATGTGACAAGCAGCAAGACCATCCCATATTACCTGGGCATCATCAAGCTGGCCCAGTGGATGGGGAAGCCGACATTTATCTATTCCCAGGGGATCGGCCCAGTGAACCGCAAGCTGTTTCATCCGCTGATCAAATCGGTTTTCCGGAAATGTGCGTACATCTCGGTGCGGGATGAACAGTCCCGCTTGTTGCTTCAGTCGATGGGGTTTAGTATTGATGAGGTAGAGGTAGTACCTGACCCGGTTATGGGTCTGGAGTTGCCTGAAGATATGCAGCCGGAACAACTTGCAGGAGCAGATACGGTAGCTGGAACACCCAACTACGGCATGCAAGGTTCGCCCGCTACTGTAGGTGTCTCCGTGCGCTTCTGGGAGCAGTCCCGTAAGGAGCTGGATTCCTTGGCTGAGGGCTTGGTGAAGGCTTCAGCGGTCCAGCCGCTCCATGTACACTTTCTGCCCTTCCATCATTCTGCGGACAATGAGGCTTCCCGCTATGTGATGCAGAAGATAGGCCGGGCTATAGAAGATAATGGGGGATCGGTAACGATCCGTGAGGATGCGCTTCATCCGCTGCAGATGCTGCGGGAGGTAAGCCAGTGCCAGGCGCTTATAGGCATGCGGCTGCACAGCCTTATCTATGCTGCGGGACAGCGTGTTCCGCTGATGGGCGTCTCGTATGATCCGAAGATTGATCATTTTCTGGAGCGGGTGAATTGTCAGCCGGTGGGTAAGACGGATACACTGGAGGCAGACAAGGTGGCTGCCGGGCTTCTGGAGCTGCTGAGCTCGGGGGAGAGCTGGAAGCAGGAGCGGGAGCCGCTGATCGCCGCGCTCACCCGAGAGGCAGAGGCTCCGGCCCGGCGAATTGCCCAATATTTCGGCCATAAAGGATGA
- a CDS encoding S-layer homology domain-containing protein — translation MKKSLKAIGGMFLAIVMLLSTLSSAGAVYAADPATGQYFQFTKFSTDKGAPTSVNTSTVDVEGTFNGVSADSIYYQVDGIVNGNVVPGASGADVKPIIENEKNFRFPSVKLSQGLNRITVFGTTATGSLASGEAYVNFSNVPAIYNIALPDGTLLSENTPTMVNTAGLTLTLEAPNATEVMVNNSKMFNGGSSTFVIADIPLTPGLNKLTFVATTDSGTRTYAVTREVVYAPIDKGTPNKTKVGTYAVDSGNVVSATGGDTEIKGKLTGSITFRVSEDTAEAPLSGMTFTVRNTTTSSDVLAGGATTIDATPVKSGEYITFKYTSTNDVTISSNGKYTITFTTTNGTYNGKSINPLDFTYRNADDPYITSVEQLYSPVVSGTTNQTVSYSSSGVFSGNSNLFEIPLWLMIKTSDTTIAPDNLEISSYQNGAKVPSDRFVIEGTSMKTSQGYRVFKITGLPSGEQTLQIDLKKDGSTTNIIDKKVLSVNYVSAPFIDVTNIYNNQVFKYSGEFTSINGRLVNFPDIDKSSVKITINGTTVVPTINDVTHVFNYAITSTSGISLVSGPNKITISGTANGVPVTTTLTVYLFPENTPNIDGVVPYPVGETSDPNGVFIKNSNLNYTTNESATDVHFVVSNATQVVIMKDGKQYAVADYNSDSSGGKNVGWSTASSYLSTPISPAKDGEFVLKGQELPTTGLQTFVISARVGTAAITQTLQITREVPPYSILSPKLPNESIIKQNFLDVSIQAEGATSIVIGKEPMIKGAKDIFRLELKGLKKGKNTVKFTVTTGTTKSNGTFDVTYSDEILQGAQLKTTLNSSGKLTAFQNAVSLVFPKGTMLRDATPTPGSSNTRQINLFNEQYILLGIADKQDGRTVKQYNPVGEFDGTSYQDGKLVEVPASGLATAYMTPKLHYGYASNLYWIDPGYFVSATSINDYSTVVASHPYKKGNESFLGHMGRWMEPTQQGKITLKYDPTIVNAATSNISVWKNVDGTWYNMGGVVNTGSKTITATFDGFGYYTVMSLRYSYDDIVSHTYARSELETILSRGIMNAKDANEFGVYENVTRGEFATMLVKIMGIQLDYEPNNLTFSDVVKYSDYHWDYRYIETAVRKGIIRGTAPRIFSPNRTLSREDAAVMIARAMSLKLGNNATDLAALQKLFTDTGSIVSVYSAPSILAAYKAGVISGIENKLVAGQKKATFRFDPQANFTRADAAVMAQRIMAKMKRL, via the coding sequence GTGAAAAAAAGTTTGAAGGCGATAGGCGGTATGTTTTTAGCGATAGTGATGCTGCTATCCACACTTTCCTCAGCAGGTGCTGTTTATGCAGCGGACCCTGCAACAGGACAATACTTTCAGTTCACCAAGTTCAGTACAGATAAGGGTGCCCCAACTTCAGTCAATACAAGTACCGTTGACGTAGAGGGTACGTTTAATGGAGTGTCTGCAGACAGCATCTATTATCAGGTGGACGGCATTGTCAACGGGAATGTAGTTCCTGGAGCAAGTGGTGCTGACGTCAAGCCAATTATTGAGAACGAGAAAAACTTCCGTTTCCCAAGTGTCAAGTTAAGTCAGGGCCTTAACCGGATTACAGTCTTTGGTACAACAGCTACTGGAAGCCTGGCCAGCGGAGAAGCCTATGTTAATTTTTCCAACGTTCCTGCCATTTATAATATAGCTCTACCGGATGGCACTTTGCTAAGTGAGAATACACCCACAATGGTTAATACAGCAGGATTAACGTTGACTCTGGAAGCTCCGAATGCCACAGAGGTTATGGTCAATAATTCCAAGATGTTTAACGGCGGTAGCAGTACCTTCGTCATTGCCGACATACCGCTGACTCCGGGTCTTAATAAGCTGACCTTTGTTGCGACTACAGATTCGGGTACGCGTACTTATGCGGTGACACGTGAAGTAGTGTATGCGCCTATTGATAAGGGAACTCCGAACAAGACCAAGGTTGGGACATATGCTGTGGATAGTGGGAATGTTGTATCTGCAACAGGCGGGGATACTGAGATTAAAGGTAAGCTTACAGGGTCCATTACATTTAGAGTATCCGAGGATACGGCAGAGGCTCCACTTTCAGGCATGACCTTTACTGTTCGTAACACAACTACAAGCAGTGATGTACTTGCTGGTGGCGCAACTACCATTGATGCAACTCCGGTTAAGTCGGGAGAATATATTACATTTAAATATACAAGTACCAATGATGTTACAATATCCAGCAATGGTAAATATACAATTACATTTACTACTACCAATGGGACCTATAATGGAAAGAGTATTAATCCATTGGATTTCACTTACCGGAATGCAGATGATCCTTACATTACAAGTGTAGAGCAACTGTATAGTCCTGTAGTGAGCGGCACAACGAATCAAACTGTCAGCTATTCTTCATCCGGTGTCTTCTCGGGTAATTCCAATTTGTTCGAGATTCCACTGTGGTTAATGATCAAGACCAGCGATACAACAATTGCTCCTGACAATTTGGAGATTAGTTCGTATCAGAATGGTGCCAAGGTCCCTTCGGACCGGTTTGTGATCGAAGGAACCTCAATGAAGACTAGCCAGGGTTATAGAGTATTTAAGATCACCGGCCTGCCTTCAGGCGAGCAGACTTTACAGATTGATCTGAAAAAGGATGGATCTACTACTAACATTATAGATAAGAAGGTACTTTCGGTTAATTATGTATCGGCCCCATTTATAGATGTAACTAATATTTATAATAACCAGGTGTTCAAATATAGTGGTGAGTTCACATCCATTAATGGACGGTTAGTGAACTTTCCGGACATAGACAAGTCATCCGTTAAAATAACCATCAATGGAACAACGGTTGTCCCGACAATTAATGATGTAACTCACGTATTTAATTATGCGATTACCTCTACTTCTGGTATTTCTCTGGTGTCCGGCCCGAATAAGATCACCATTTCAGGTACAGCAAACGGTGTGCCGGTCACGACCACTCTTACTGTGTATCTGTTCCCAGAGAATACTCCGAATATTGATGGTGTCGTGCCTTATCCGGTAGGTGAGACGTCCGACCCAAATGGAGTATTTATCAAAAATTCAAATCTAAATTATACAACGAACGAATCTGCTACAGATGTTCACTTTGTCGTAAGCAATGCCACTCAGGTTGTAATTATGAAAGATGGTAAACAATACGCTGTTGCTGACTATAATTCTGATAGCTCTGGTGGCAAGAATGTAGGGTGGAGTACAGCATCCAGTTATCTTAGTACGCCTATTTCGCCCGCCAAAGATGGTGAATTCGTATTAAAAGGTCAAGAGCTACCTACAACCGGTCTCCAGACCTTTGTGATTTCGGCAAGAGTGGGAACTGCGGCTATTACACAGACACTGCAGATCACCCGTGAGGTTCCTCCGTACAGCATTTTATCGCCTAAGCTTCCTAACGAGAGCATTATCAAACAGAACTTCCTTGATGTCAGCATTCAGGCTGAAGGTGCTACAAGTATTGTAATTGGTAAAGAACCAATGATTAAAGGGGCGAAGGACATATTCCGTCTCGAATTAAAGGGTCTGAAAAAAGGGAAGAATACGGTTAAATTCACCGTCACGACAGGCACTACGAAATCCAACGGAACGTTCGATGTAACCTACTCAGATGAGATCCTGCAAGGTGCACAGCTAAAAACGACTCTTAACTCATCTGGCAAGCTGACAGCCTTCCAGAATGCAGTGAGTCTTGTTTTCCCAAAAGGAACGATGCTACGGGATGCAACACCGACACCGGGGTCAAGCAATACCCGGCAAATCAATCTGTTCAATGAACAATATATCCTGCTTGGCATTGCTGATAAGCAAGATGGACGTACCGTGAAGCAGTATAACCCGGTAGGTGAATTTGATGGTACGAGTTATCAGGATGGCAAGCTGGTTGAAGTTCCTGCCAGCGGCTTGGCTACTGCTTATATGACTCCAAAGCTTCATTATGGATATGCTTCGAATTTGTATTGGATCGACCCGGGATACTTTGTTTCCGCGACTTCCATTAATGATTATTCAACTGTAGTTGCTTCTCATCCATATAAGAAGGGGAATGAATCCTTCCTTGGGCATATGGGCAGATGGATGGAGCCTACCCAGCAAGGGAAGATTACACTGAAATATGATCCGACAATCGTTAATGCGGCAACCTCTAACATCTCTGTTTGGAAGAATGTTGACGGCACCTGGTATAACATGGGAGGTGTGGTCAACACAGGGAGTAAGACGATTACGGCCACCTTCGATGGCTTTGGTTATTACACTGTAATGAGCTTACGCTACAGTTACGATGATATTGTCTCCCACACCTACGCACGCAGCGAGCTGGAGACTATTTTATCCCGTGGGATTATGAATGCGAAGGATGCTAATGAGTTTGGCGTATATGAGAATGTTACCCGTGGAGAGTTTGCTACTATGCTTGTCAAAATTATGGGTATTCAGCTTGATTACGAGCCAAACAATCTGACTTTCTCAGATGTGGTTAAATACAGTGATTATCACTGGGATTACCGTTATATAGAAACAGCGGTCCGCAAAGGGATTATCCGCGGAACAGCTCCGAGAATCTTCTCCCCTAACCGCACCTTATCCAGAGAAGATGCAGCGGTCATGATCGCCCGTGCAATGAGCTTGAAGCTTGGAAACAATGCGACTGATCTGGCAGCCCTGCAGAAGCTATTTACGGATACGGGATCAATTGTGTCAGTATACTCAGCACCTTCTATCCTTGCAGCCTACAAGGCTGGTGTGATTTCTGGAATTGAGAACAAGCTGGTGGCTGGACAAAAGAAGGCAACATTCCGTTTCGATCCGCAAGCTAACTTTACGAGAGCGGACGCAGCAGTGATGGCACAACGTATTATGGCTAAGATGAAGAGATTGTAG
- a CDS encoding MraY family glycosyltransferase, with product MLIIYIAGFIVCMGLALLLTPFVKKFAIKIGATDVPNARKVHTKIMPRLGGLGIFLAFVLGLLAVLPIIPYDFTPREANFIKALLCGGGLIVLIGGLDDRFELSAKVKLLGQIAAACIVVFGFGITVDFVNIPFHNSYSSLESWIAIPLTIFWIVGVTNAVNLIDGLDGLAAGVSGIAIATIAVMAFLMGNTMVALLCLLLLGSILGFLFFNFHPAKIFMGDTGSLFLGFCLALLALLGFKQIAVVSFITPLLIIGVPLSDTFFAIVRRKLQKKPIFAPDKGHLHHCLRELGFSHRQTVLIIYGIAAFFGILAVIQTSASLYEANWVTFVVICVMLFFLQIGAEITGVISKTKRPVIDLFLRMRMKVDPERSSKS from the coding sequence ATGTTAATCATATACATCGCCGGATTCATTGTGTGCATGGGGCTTGCACTGCTTTTGACGCCGTTCGTGAAGAAATTCGCTATTAAGATCGGTGCGACAGATGTGCCAAATGCCCGGAAAGTGCATACGAAGATCATGCCCCGCCTCGGCGGACTCGGTATATTTCTGGCGTTTGTGTTAGGCCTGCTTGCCGTATTACCGATTATTCCTTATGACTTCACTCCCCGGGAGGCTAATTTCATTAAGGCGCTGCTATGCGGCGGAGGTCTGATTGTGTTGATCGGCGGTCTGGATGACCGGTTCGAGCTGTCAGCCAAAGTGAAGCTGCTGGGCCAAATTGCCGCTGCTTGTATCGTAGTTTTCGGGTTTGGCATCACGGTTGATTTCGTAAATATTCCTTTTCATAATAGCTATTCTTCCCTGGAGAGCTGGATTGCCATCCCTCTGACCATCTTCTGGATTGTCGGCGTCACGAATGCCGTGAACCTGATTGACGGTCTGGACGGGCTTGCAGCAGGCGTATCTGGTATCGCAATTGCAACGATTGCTGTCATGGCCTTCCTGATGGGAAACACCATGGTTGCCCTGCTCTGTCTGCTGCTTCTGGGCAGCATTCTGGGATTCCTGTTCTTCAACTTCCATCCCGCCAAAATCTTCATGGGCGATACGGGCTCGCTGTTCCTGGGCTTCTGCCTGGCGCTGCTCGCACTGCTCGGCTTCAAACAGATTGCGGTGGTTTCATTCATCACACCACTCCTGATCATCGGAGTTCCGTTATCGGATACATTCTTCGCCATCGTCCGGCGCAAGCTGCAGAAGAAGCCGATCTTCGCTCCGGATAAAGGCCATCTCCATCACTGTCTGCGCGAACTTGGCTTCAGCCACCGCCAGACAGTATTGATCATCTACGGCATTGCCGCATTCTTCGGTATCCTGGCGGTCATCCAGACCTCAGCTTCGCTCTACGAAGCCAACTGGGTTACCTTTGTAGTCATCTGCGTCATGCTCTTCTTCCTGCAGATCGGCGCAGAGATCACCGGGGTCATCAGTAAGACCAAGCGTCCGGTAATTGATTTGTTTTTGAGAATGCGGATGAAGGTTGACCCTGAACGCAGCTCCAAATCTTAG
- a CDS encoding DUF5693 family protein: MQQKWQRWNIASRKWLWIIMVIGLIGALPVVYDRLQTEKSSKSVEFVFDYRDLVEVASYRQNPQDYINEQLDRLKAAGVQSMAIYENTLEDFRKARRLMIWGASDIANLTDTVIPENENYTYVLFTSAKNSEMLSPVIRDAFSRVDIRTEEWNYRGQQGLIIQTPLEDATLKPLQPDPITLEMLHEKGFSIVPRLVDSLAYNQDAVKKLLDRYAELGVKRILFEGESVKGYSDDADTGSLTTFANLLKQHGMGIAAIENIKVQQKGFSKLAYMLDYNVTRLYSLSEADSSLKTEVIADRFALGTKDRNIRMIYLNTIPSRDTKKAAITDTMDNLIESLSGPEGAVAKIEANGFHIGQATAFDVSDSSFQRYFKLIAVIGAVAMVALLFSYFIPWLTLPVWVLGLVGSAGLLVLKPTLFEQALALAVAISAPTLAIILAIRKINEMGPPLRANPLTFAVMSPRRRLTHSLVLYVKTALITFSAVPFVIALLNNITYALVLEQFRGVSLLHLAPIGLTAIYVLLYRGEFAFNKTGKLLRTPITLAMVIAAGVIGIVGMYYLSRTGNAGTVSAPEKLLRVFLENTVGVRPRNKEFLLAHPLFILGAFLAYKYRSAAFIMIIAVIGQLSMVDTFAHIHSPVLISLVRGLLGLGLGLIIGIIAVGVWQIAEGCWKRWSPLLKKL, translated from the coding sequence GTGCAGCAGAAATGGCAACGCTGGAATATAGCATCACGCAAGTGGTTATGGATCATTATGGTGATAGGGCTTATAGGTGCGCTTCCGGTCGTATACGACCGTCTACAGACAGAGAAGTCTTCCAAATCGGTTGAGTTTGTCTTTGATTACCGGGATCTGGTTGAGGTTGCGAGCTACCGGCAGAATCCGCAGGATTATATCAACGAGCAGCTGGACCGGCTGAAGGCAGCCGGTGTTCAGAGTATGGCTATCTATGAAAATACATTGGAGGATTTCCGCAAGGCGCGCCGCCTGATGATCTGGGGAGCGTCTGATATCGCCAATCTTACCGATACTGTGATTCCGGAGAATGAGAACTATACATATGTCCTCTTTACCAGTGCGAAGAACAGTGAAATGCTCTCACCGGTTATCCGCGATGCCTTCAGCAGAGTGGACATCCGGACGGAAGAATGGAACTACCGCGGCCAGCAGGGGCTAATTATCCAGACGCCGCTGGAGGATGCAACGCTCAAGCCGCTGCAGCCGGACCCGATTACACTGGAAATGCTGCATGAGAAGGGCTTCAGCATTGTGCCCCGGCTTGTAGACTCGCTGGCATACAATCAGGATGCCGTGAAGAAACTTTTGGACCGTTACGCTGAGCTTGGCGTCAAGCGGATTCTTTTTGAAGGAGAGTCGGTTAAGGGGTACTCCGATGATGCGGATACAGGCAGTCTAACCACCTTCGCTAACCTCCTGAAGCAACACGGGATGGGAATAGCGGCAATCGAGAATATTAAGGTTCAACAGAAGGGCTTCTCCAAGCTGGCTTATATGCTGGATTACAACGTGACGCGCCTGTATTCCCTCAGCGAGGCGGATTCCAGCCTCAAGACTGAGGTGATTGCTGACCGGTTCGCGCTGGGCACAAAAGACCGCAATATCCGCATGATCTATCTGAATACGATTCCCTCGAGAGATACCAAGAAGGCTGCCATTACAGATACGATGGATAACCTGATTGAGAGTCTCAGCGGACCTGAGGGTGCGGTGGCCAAGATTGAGGCGAACGGCTTCCACATTGGGCAGGCTACAGCATTTGATGTGAGCGATTCCTCCTTCCAGCGTTATTTCAAGCTGATTGCAGTAATCGGAGCGGTAGCTATGGTTGCGCTGTTGTTCTCCTACTTCATTCCATGGCTTACTCTGCCTGTATGGGTGCTTGGACTGGTGGGAAGCGCCGGGCTGCTGGTTCTGAAGCCAACCTTATTTGAACAGGCGCTTGCGCTTGCCGTAGCCATAAGTGCGCCTACCCTGGCTATAATACTGGCTATCCGCAAAATTAATGAAATGGGCCCGCCTTTACGTGCCAATCCGTTAACCTTTGCCGTAATGAGCCCGCGCCGCCGTCTGACGCATAGTCTCGTTCTGTATGTCAAAACTGCATTAATTACATTCAGTGCGGTGCCTTTCGTCATTGCGCTGCTGAATAATATTACCTATGCCCTGGTACTGGAACAGTTCCGTGGTGTGAGCCTGCTGCATTTGGCACCGATCGGGCTTACCGCAATCTATGTTCTTTTGTACCGTGGAGAGTTTGCCTTTAACAAGACAGGTAAGCTGCTGCGGACACCGATTACACTCGCTATGGTCATTGCGGCCGGCGTAATCGGTATCGTGGGGATGTATTATTTGAGCCGGACCGGGAATGCCGGAACTGTAAGTGCACCGGAGAAACTCCTTCGTGTCTTCCTGGAGAATACCGTTGGGGTCAGACCGCGTAACAAGGAATTCCTGCTGGCACATCCGCTCTTTATCCTCGGTGCATTCTTGGCTTATAAATACAGGAGTGCAGCCTTCATCATGATTATTGCAGTCATTGGGCAGTTGTCTATGGTGGATACCTTTGCCCATATTCATTCGCCTGTGCTGATTTCGCTGGTTCGCGGACTTCTTGGTCTGGGACTCGGCCTGATTATCGGTATTATCGCTGTAGGGGTATGGCAGATTGCGGAAGGGTGTTGGAAACGATGGTCACCTCTGCTCAAAAAATTGTAA
- the fabZ gene encoding 3-hydroxyacyl-ACP dehydratase FabZ — translation MMNTNEIQEIIPHRPPFLLVDRITEIEMGKRAVGIKNVTVNEPFFAGHFPGFPVMPGVLITEALAQVGAVAILGVEANRGKIGFLAGLDGFRFRGQVVPGDTLVLEVEITRLKGSIGKGQATAKVDGKTVASGEIMFALS, via the coding sequence ATGATGAATACCAATGAAATTCAAGAAATAATCCCCCACCGGCCCCCATTTCTGCTGGTGGACAGAATTACTGAAATAGAAATGGGCAAACGTGCGGTAGGCATCAAGAATGTTACAGTGAACGAGCCGTTTTTCGCCGGACATTTCCCAGGGTTTCCAGTTATGCCGGGTGTGCTGATTACCGAAGCCTTGGCTCAGGTGGGTGCTGTAGCTATTCTCGGAGTAGAGGCTAACCGTGGGAAAATCGGCTTTCTGGCCGGGCTCGACGGCTTCCGCTTCCGCGGGCAGGTTGTCCCTGGCGATACCCTTGTGCTTGAGGTAGAGATTACCCGGCTGAAAGGCAGCATCGGCAAAGGACAAGCCACTGCCAAGGTGGACGGCAAGACAGTAGCGTCCGGCGAGATTATGTTCGCACTCAGCTAG